A window of the Cicer arietinum cultivar CDC Frontier isolate Library 1 chromosome 6, Cicar.CDCFrontier_v2.0, whole genome shotgun sequence genome harbors these coding sequences:
- the LOC101491688 gene encoding uncharacterized protein isoform X1, which produces MQYFSFFQFFTFHSIFSTCLCIHLFLSHYFNAPMGIAKVFTLFSNNNNHYYTLPLSTTINQTLVNKPNTHKDPFLYSVFQFFRRLIYGRKIDGGTRTEEEEKVYSWLYTLAQSEKNLVFEYVRSTERGLSFTEAERRLQDNGPNVPLEYSFPSWWHLLWNALFHPFNMILILLSSMSFIALDYPNGFIMLVLVFVSVILRFCLEHKSSKAAMKLSEFLRCPIKVQRCAGRFEQKELIVRVDHKDVVPGDIVIFEPGDLFPGDVRLLSSKHLVVSQASLTGESWTADKTSDVREDHNTPLLDLKNICFMGTNVVSGIGTGLVISTGSNTYMSTMFSKVGKKKPPDDFEKGLRWIFYLLISVMLVVVSIIFVIDYTTSLNLSRSSLFAISVASALNPQMLPLIINTSLAKGALAMAKDRCIVKRLTAIREMGSMDILCIDKTGTLTMNHAILVNHLDCRGLPQEKVLRYAFLNSYFKTEQNYPLDDAILAHVYANGFKFQPSKWKKIDEIPFDFIRRRVSVILETEDRHTQFFGRFMVTKGALLEVMKVCSFIENFDKHEISTFSSDDYQRILNLSEELSNEGLRVMAVAIKKLHISTTSPFQNLSVTLQQQTCETSNGSKRRNDDFERDMIFLGLITFFDPPKDSAKQALWCLAEKGVKAKVLTGDSLSLTTRVCREVGIKTTHVITGPELEELDQDTFHETVKRATVLARLTPTQKLRVVQSLQTIGNHVVGFLGDGVNDSLALDAAHVSISVDSGVAIAKDMADIILLEKDLNVLVAGVEHGRLTFGNTMKYVKMSVIANLGSVISLLIATLFFKYEPLTSRQLLTQNFIYSLGQIVIPWDKIDEEYLKTPHKWSERGLPMFILWNGPVCTLCDVATLLFLWFYYKTYAYVDEKFFHSAWFVEGLLMQTLIVHLMRTEKIPFIQDIASWPVTFSTIVISGIGIAIPFTPIGKVMGFTLLPLSYFGFLVVIFLGYFTIGQVVKKLYISVYKRWL; this is translated from the exons ATGCAATACTTCTCATTTTTTCAATTCTTTACCTTCCATTCAATATTTTCAACATGTTTATGTATCCATCTCTTCCTCTCCCATTATTTCAATGCTCCTATGGGAATTGCCAAAGTTTTCACCCTTTTCTCTAATAATAACAACCATTATTATACTCTTCCTCTTTCCACCACCATTAACCAAACTCTTGTAAACAAACCCAATACACATAAAGATCCATTTCTCTATTCAGTCTTTCAATTTTTCCGACGCCTCATCTATGGAA GGAAAATTGATGGAGGCACAAgaacagaggaagaagagaaagtATACTCTTGGTTATACACATTGGCTCAGTCTGAGAAAAACTTGGTCTTTGAGTATGTTAGGTCAACTGAAAGAG GCTTAAGTTTTACTGAAGCTGAGAGGAGGCTGCAAGACAACGGCCCAAATGTTCCACTCGAGTATTCTTTTCCAAGCTGGTGGCATCTTCTATGGAATGCTCTTTTCCATCCATTCAATATGATTCTGATTCTTTTATCTTCTATGTCATTCATTGCTCTCGACTATCCAAATGGATTTATCATGCTCGTATTGGTTTTTGTCAGTGTCATCCTCCGTTTCTGTCTg GAACACAAAAGCTCAAAAGCAGCGATGAAGCTTTCGGAATTTTTAAGATGTCCTATAAAAGTTCAAAGATGTGCTGGTAGATTTGAGCAGAAAGAATTAATAGTTCGAGTTGATCACAAGGATGTAGTTCCAGGCGACATTGTGATTTTTGAACCTGGGGACCTCTTTCCGGGAGATGTCAGGCTCTTATCTTCAAAACACCTTGTTGTAAG CCAGGCCTCACTAACTGGGGAATCATGGACAGCCGACAAAACTTCCGATGTTAGAGAAGATCACAACACTCCTTTACTAGATTTAAAGAACATTTGCTTTATG GGCACAAATGTGGTATCAGGCATTGGAACAGGGTTGGTTATTTCAACTGGATCCAATACTTACATGAGCACCATGTTTTCGAAAGTCGGGAAGAAGAAGCCACCAGATGACTTTGAAAAGGGTCTCAGATGGATATTTTACTTGCTTATTTCGGTTATGCTAGTAGTTGTTTCAATTATATTTGTGATAGATTACACTACATCGCTTAATTTGAGCAGGAGTAGTCTCTTCGCCATCTCAGTTGCATCTGCCCTCAATCCACAGATGCTTCCCCTCATCATTAACACATCCCTCGCGAAAGGAGCACTTGCTATGGCTAAAGACCGATGTATAGTCAAAAGGTTAACAGCTATACGTGAGATGGGGTCAAT GGATATTCTTTGTATTGATAAGACAGGAACCCTTACAATGAATCATGCAATATTGGTTAATCACCTTGACTGCAGAGGTTTACCCCAAGAAAAAGTTCTACGCTATGCATTCCTCAATTCATACTTCAAGACTGAGCAAAATTATCCTCTGGATGATGCAATTCTGGCACATGTATATGCAAATGGATTCAAATTTCAGCCATCCAAGTGGAAGAAGATAGATGAGATTCCTTTTGACTTCATAAGAAGAAGAGTTTCTGTTATATTAGAAACTGAAGACAGACACACGCAGTTCTTTGGCAGGTTCATGGTAACAAAAGGAGCATTGTTGGAAGTCATGAAAGTTTGTTCTTTTATTGAGAATTTCGATAAACACGAAATTTCTACCTTCTCCTCAGATGACTATCAGAGGATTTTAAATCTATCAGAAGAATTGAGCAATGAAGGGTTAAGGGTTATGGCAGTAGCTATAAAGAAGCTGCACATATCTACAACTTCACCTTTTCAAAATTTATCCGTGACATTGCAGCAGCAAACTTGCGAAACAAGTAACGGAAGCAAGAGACGCAACGATGATTTCGAAAGAGACATGATATTCCTTGGCCTCATAACATTTTTCGATCCACCGAAGGACTCAGCAAAGCAAGCACTATGGTGTTTGGCTGAGAAGGGAGTGAAAGCAAAAGTTTTAACAGGTGACTCACTTTCCTTAACCACAAGGGTATGCAGAGAAGTTGGCATAAAAACCACTCATGTTATAACAGGACCTGAGCTAGAAGAACTTGATCAAGACACATTCCACGAGACTGTTAAAAGAGCGACCGTGCTAGCTCGTCTCACCCCGACTCAGAAACTCCGAGTAGTGCAATCGTTGCAGACAATAGGAAACCATGTTGTTGGTTTCTTAGGAGATGGTGTGAATGATTCACTAGCTTTAGATGCTGCTCATGTAAGCATTTCTGTGGATTCAGGGGTAGCCATTGCCAAAGACATGGCAGATATAATCTTACTAGAGAAAGATCTCAACGTGCTCGTCGCGGGAGTGGAACACGGCCGTCTCACGTTTGGCAACACAATGAAGTATGTAAAAATGTCAGTCATTGCCAACTTAGGAAGTGTCATTTCACTCCTCATAGCAACATTGTTCTTTAAATATGAGCCTTTGACTTCGCGACAACTTCTTACGCAGAATTTCATCTACAGTTTAGGACAGATCGTCATCCCTTGGGACAAAATCGACGAAGAATATTTGAAAACTCCTCATAAGTGGTCAGAGAGAGGCTTACCGATGTTCATATTGTGGAATGGACCGGTATGCACTCTCTGTGATGTGGCAACACTTTTGTTTCTTTGGTTTTATTACAAGACTTATGCTTACGTGGATGAGAAGTTTTTTCATTCAGCTTGGTTTGTTGAGGGTCTTCTCATGCAGACACTTATTGTTCATTTGATGAGGACTGAGAAAATACCTTTCATTCAGGATATTGCTTCTTGGCCTGTGACTTTCTCTACTATTGTGATATCTGGAATTGGAATTGCAATTCCATTTACTCCTATTGGGAAGGTTATGGGATTCACCCTTCTACCTCTAtcatattttggatttttggtTGTTATTTTTCTTGGATATTTTACAATTGGCCAAGTAGTTAAGAAACTTTATATATCGGTTTATAAGAGATGGCTTTGA
- the LOC101491688 gene encoding uncharacterized protein isoform X2, protein MILILLSSMSFIALDYPNGFIMLVLVFVSVILRFCLEHKSSKAAMKLSEFLRCPIKVQRCAGRFEQKELIVRVDHKDVVPGDIVIFEPGDLFPGDVRLLSSKHLVVSQASLTGESWTADKTSDVREDHNTPLLDLKNICFMGTNVVSGIGTGLVISTGSNTYMSTMFSKVGKKKPPDDFEKGLRWIFYLLISVMLVVVSIIFVIDYTTSLNLSRSSLFAISVASALNPQMLPLIINTSLAKGALAMAKDRCIVKRLTAIREMGSMDILCIDKTGTLTMNHAILVNHLDCRGLPQEKVLRYAFLNSYFKTEQNYPLDDAILAHVYANGFKFQPSKWKKIDEIPFDFIRRRVSVILETEDRHTQFFGRFMVTKGALLEVMKVCSFIENFDKHEISTFSSDDYQRILNLSEELSNEGLRVMAVAIKKLHISTTSPFQNLSVTLQQQTCETSNGSKRRNDDFERDMIFLGLITFFDPPKDSAKQALWCLAEKGVKAKVLTGDSLSLTTRVCREVGIKTTHVITGPELEELDQDTFHETVKRATVLARLTPTQKLRVVQSLQTIGNHVVGFLGDGVNDSLALDAAHVSISVDSGVAIAKDMADIILLEKDLNVLVAGVEHGRLTFGNTMKYVKMSVIANLGSVISLLIATLFFKYEPLTSRQLLTQNFIYSLGQIVIPWDKIDEEYLKTPHKWSERGLPMFILWNGPVCTLCDVATLLFLWFYYKTYAYVDEKFFHSAWFVEGLLMQTLIVHLMRTEKIPFIQDIASWPVTFSTIVISGIGIAIPFTPIGKVMGFTLLPLSYFGFLVVIFLGYFTIGQVVKKLYISVYKRWL, encoded by the exons ATGATTCTGATTCTTTTATCTTCTATGTCATTCATTGCTCTCGACTATCCAAATGGATTTATCATGCTCGTATTGGTTTTTGTCAGTGTCATCCTCCGTTTCTGTCTg GAACACAAAAGCTCAAAAGCAGCGATGAAGCTTTCGGAATTTTTAAGATGTCCTATAAAAGTTCAAAGATGTGCTGGTAGATTTGAGCAGAAAGAATTAATAGTTCGAGTTGATCACAAGGATGTAGTTCCAGGCGACATTGTGATTTTTGAACCTGGGGACCTCTTTCCGGGAGATGTCAGGCTCTTATCTTCAAAACACCTTGTTGTAAG CCAGGCCTCACTAACTGGGGAATCATGGACAGCCGACAAAACTTCCGATGTTAGAGAAGATCACAACACTCCTTTACTAGATTTAAAGAACATTTGCTTTATG GGCACAAATGTGGTATCAGGCATTGGAACAGGGTTGGTTATTTCAACTGGATCCAATACTTACATGAGCACCATGTTTTCGAAAGTCGGGAAGAAGAAGCCACCAGATGACTTTGAAAAGGGTCTCAGATGGATATTTTACTTGCTTATTTCGGTTATGCTAGTAGTTGTTTCAATTATATTTGTGATAGATTACACTACATCGCTTAATTTGAGCAGGAGTAGTCTCTTCGCCATCTCAGTTGCATCTGCCCTCAATCCACAGATGCTTCCCCTCATCATTAACACATCCCTCGCGAAAGGAGCACTTGCTATGGCTAAAGACCGATGTATAGTCAAAAGGTTAACAGCTATACGTGAGATGGGGTCAAT GGATATTCTTTGTATTGATAAGACAGGAACCCTTACAATGAATCATGCAATATTGGTTAATCACCTTGACTGCAGAGGTTTACCCCAAGAAAAAGTTCTACGCTATGCATTCCTCAATTCATACTTCAAGACTGAGCAAAATTATCCTCTGGATGATGCAATTCTGGCACATGTATATGCAAATGGATTCAAATTTCAGCCATCCAAGTGGAAGAAGATAGATGAGATTCCTTTTGACTTCATAAGAAGAAGAGTTTCTGTTATATTAGAAACTGAAGACAGACACACGCAGTTCTTTGGCAGGTTCATGGTAACAAAAGGAGCATTGTTGGAAGTCATGAAAGTTTGTTCTTTTATTGAGAATTTCGATAAACACGAAATTTCTACCTTCTCCTCAGATGACTATCAGAGGATTTTAAATCTATCAGAAGAATTGAGCAATGAAGGGTTAAGGGTTATGGCAGTAGCTATAAAGAAGCTGCACATATCTACAACTTCACCTTTTCAAAATTTATCCGTGACATTGCAGCAGCAAACTTGCGAAACAAGTAACGGAAGCAAGAGACGCAACGATGATTTCGAAAGAGACATGATATTCCTTGGCCTCATAACATTTTTCGATCCACCGAAGGACTCAGCAAAGCAAGCACTATGGTGTTTGGCTGAGAAGGGAGTGAAAGCAAAAGTTTTAACAGGTGACTCACTTTCCTTAACCACAAGGGTATGCAGAGAAGTTGGCATAAAAACCACTCATGTTATAACAGGACCTGAGCTAGAAGAACTTGATCAAGACACATTCCACGAGACTGTTAAAAGAGCGACCGTGCTAGCTCGTCTCACCCCGACTCAGAAACTCCGAGTAGTGCAATCGTTGCAGACAATAGGAAACCATGTTGTTGGTTTCTTAGGAGATGGTGTGAATGATTCACTAGCTTTAGATGCTGCTCATGTAAGCATTTCTGTGGATTCAGGGGTAGCCATTGCCAAAGACATGGCAGATATAATCTTACTAGAGAAAGATCTCAACGTGCTCGTCGCGGGAGTGGAACACGGCCGTCTCACGTTTGGCAACACAATGAAGTATGTAAAAATGTCAGTCATTGCCAACTTAGGAAGTGTCATTTCACTCCTCATAGCAACATTGTTCTTTAAATATGAGCCTTTGACTTCGCGACAACTTCTTACGCAGAATTTCATCTACAGTTTAGGACAGATCGTCATCCCTTGGGACAAAATCGACGAAGAATATTTGAAAACTCCTCATAAGTGGTCAGAGAGAGGCTTACCGATGTTCATATTGTGGAATGGACCGGTATGCACTCTCTGTGATGTGGCAACACTTTTGTTTCTTTGGTTTTATTACAAGACTTATGCTTACGTGGATGAGAAGTTTTTTCATTCAGCTTGGTTTGTTGAGGGTCTTCTCATGCAGACACTTATTGTTCATTTGATGAGGACTGAGAAAATACCTTTCATTCAGGATATTGCTTCTTGGCCTGTGACTTTCTCTACTATTGTGATATCTGGAATTGGAATTGCAATTCCATTTACTCCTATTGGGAAGGTTATGGGATTCACCCTTCTACCTCTAtcatattttggatttttggtTGTTATTTTTCTTGGATATTTTACAATTGGCCAAGTAGTTAAGAAACTTTATATATCGGTTTATAAGAGATGGCTTTGA